A genome region from Dolichospermum compactum NIES-806 includes the following:
- a CDS encoding antitoxin, with protein MSTEYHVQLIQAGNTQTLTIPQELNLSTTEVIIRQEDGKLIIEPYHKKSLLEIFATLDDIEEDFPNVDEGLLPLDDIEL; from the coding sequence ATGAGTACAGAATATCATGTCCAACTTATTCAAGCAGGTAACACCCAAACCTTAACAATTCCTCAAGAATTAAACCTATCAACAACAGAAGTAATTATCCGACAAGAAGACGGAAAACTGATCATAGAACCCTATCATAAAAAATCCCTCCTGGAAATTTTTGCCACCTTAGATGATATTGAAGAAGATTTTCCCAATGTTGATGAAGGATTATTACCCCTAGATGATATTGAACTGTAA
- a CDS encoding phosphodiester glycosidase family protein — translation MTISKISRRSFLFLGGATLAQGLTLTLPSYAQPVQVNKSQINGIPFYQTIVDLTDPKTLITMGLARNASFANTIQKTSGDEEFSKLVARYKAAVVANGTFFAKNPQKTVMGNMVAGGKFVKYSRWENFGTTLGLGVGNKPEMVTARVDGKPEWNKHWFSLTCGPRLLRQGEIWINPSIEGFKDPVVLGNSDRTAIGFTQDGTKLILANFEINLTLQQEAEAMKAIGCYEAMNLDGGASRALANKTNIVVPAGRPLTNVIVIYDATNPAPTALEQAWLKFQKGERPPIPAS, via the coding sequence ATGACAATTAGCAAAATCAGCCGCAGATCCTTTTTATTTCTGGGTGGGGCAACCTTAGCACAAGGATTAACCTTAACATTACCTAGTTATGCTCAACCTGTACAGGTAAACAAAAGTCAAATTAATGGTATCCCTTTTTATCAAACCATAGTTGATCTCACAGATCCAAAAACCTTGATTACAATGGGTTTAGCTAGAAATGCCAGCTTTGCCAACACCATTCAAAAAACCAGTGGTGATGAAGAATTTAGTAAATTAGTAGCGCGTTATAAGGCTGCTGTAGTTGCTAACGGGACATTCTTTGCCAAAAATCCCCAAAAAACAGTCATGGGTAACATGGTAGCTGGGGGAAAATTTGTCAAATACAGTCGGTGGGAAAATTTTGGGACTACCTTGGGATTAGGAGTCGGCAATAAACCAGAAATGGTGACAGCGAGAGTAGACGGTAAACCGGAATGGAATAAACATTGGTTTTCCCTAACCTGTGGACCAAGATTATTGCGACAGGGGGAAATATGGATAAATCCCAGTATTGAAGGCTTTAAAGATCCTGTTGTTTTAGGCAATAGCGATCGCACAGCCATTGGTTTTACTCAGGACGGTACAAAGCTGATTTTAGCCAATTTTGAAATTAACCTCACTTTACAGCAAGAAGCCGAAGCAATGAAAGCGATCGGTTGTTATGAAGCTATGAACTTAGATGGTGGAGCATCTAGAGCCTTAGCCAACAAGACTAATATTGTAGTTCCTGCGGGTAGACCTTTAACCAATGTAATCGTCATTTATGATGCCACAAATCCTGCCCCCACAGCATTAGAACAGGCATGGCTGAAGTTTCAAAAAGGAGAACGTCCTCCCATACCTGCTTCTTGA
- a CDS encoding HhoA/HhoB/HtrA family serine endopeptidase, producing the protein MKINNHNLAAQNINNRFLRQNLGNKGKKWIVVCGVAFFMLGGCTNLKKTTTEIEPSNAQPHKTTPHTTEIAPPAIFSSSGDPNFVVKVVQKVGGAVVRIDSTRTVTTQAPEEFSDPFFRGFFGNRIPTQPRERVERGSGSGFIINSSGQILTNSHVVDGADSVTVTLKDGRTFKGKVLGEDAVTDVAVIQIDANNLPSLALGKSDTLQPGEAVIAIGNPLGLNNTVTSGIISATDRSSSDIGASDKRVDYLQTDAAINPGNSGGPLLNARGEVIGMNTAIIQGAQGLGFAIPINTAQKIAEELIAKGSVDHPYLGIQMVTLTPEVKEKIIARFGEKINLSANQGILLVRIVPNSPAATAGLRPGDVIKSMNNQPVLKVDEVQRIVENSKVGIPLQVQVERDGKISQFLVKPAPLPVNKEN; encoded by the coding sequence ATGAAAATTAATAATCATAACTTAGCAGCGCAGAATATTAATAATAGATTTTTAAGACAAAACTTGGGAAATAAAGGTAAAAAATGGATTGTCGTATGTGGTGTAGCATTTTTTATGCTCGGAGGTTGCACGAACCTCAAAAAAACCACCACAGAAATCGAACCTAGCAATGCACAACCACACAAAACCACCCCACATACCACAGAAATTGCTCCTCCCGCGATTTTTTCCTCTTCTGGAGATCCTAACTTTGTTGTTAAAGTAGTACAAAAGGTGGGAGGTGCGGTTGTTCGCATTGATTCAACTAGAACCGTCACAACTCAAGCTCCAGAGGAATTTTCTGATCCTTTTTTTCGCGGATTTTTTGGCAATAGAATCCCCACACAACCTAGAGAACGAGTAGAAAGAGGTAGTGGTTCGGGATTTATCATTAATTCATCTGGGCAAATTTTGACCAATTCTCATGTTGTAGATGGTGCTGATTCGGTAACTGTCACCCTCAAAGATGGCAGAACTTTTAAAGGTAAAGTATTAGGTGAAGATGCGGTAACAGATGTCGCAGTGATTCAAATTGACGCGAATAATTTACCCAGTTTAGCTTTAGGTAAATCTGATACTTTACAACCGGGCGAAGCTGTTATTGCTATTGGTAATCCTTTGGGTTTAAATAATACTGTTACCTCTGGAATTATCAGCGCCACAGATCGTTCTAGTAGTGATATTGGTGCTAGTGATAAGCGTGTTGACTATCTACAAACAGATGCAGCAATTAACCCCGGAAACTCCGGTGGACCATTACTAAATGCTCGTGGTGAAGTCATTGGCATGAATACAGCAATTATTCAAGGCGCTCAAGGTTTGGGATTTGCCATTCCTATTAATACTGCCCAAAAAATCGCTGAAGAATTAATTGCTAAAGGTAGTGTTGATCATCCCTATTTGGGAATACAAATGGTAACACTAACGCCAGAAGTTAAGGAAAAAATCATTGCTCGATTTGGTGAGAAAATAAATTTATCTGCAAATCAAGGGATTCTATTAGTCAGGATTGTTCCTAACTCACCCGCAGCTACTGCTGGATTACGTCCAGGAGATGTGATCAAAAGTATGAATAATCAACCCGTTTTGAAAGTTGATGAGGTTCAAAGAATAGTAGAAAATAGTAAAGTTGGCATTCCTTTACAAGTGCAGGTGGAGCGTGATGGTAAAATTTCTCAATTCTTAGTTAAACCTGCACCTTTACCAGTTAACAAGGAAAATTGA
- a CDS encoding rRNA large subunit pseudouridine synthase E, with protein sequence MNNRYIIFHKPYGVLSQFTQESPKHITLKEYIDVPDVYAVGRLDWDSEGLLLLTNDGQLQHRLSHPRFGHQRTYWAQVERIPDIDAIHQLQNGVEIQDYRTRPAQVRLLLEEPSVVQRIPPIRFRKSIPTAWLEMTLTEGKNRQVRRMTAAVGFPTLRLIRISIGNIQLDDLAPGQWRELTPLEVTRLNHLSER encoded by the coding sequence ATGAATAATCGGTATATTATTTTTCACAAACCCTATGGGGTTTTGAGCCAATTTACTCAAGAAAGTCCTAAACATATTACGCTAAAAGAGTATATAGATGTTCCTGATGTTTATGCTGTGGGGCGTTTAGATTGGGATAGTGAGGGGTTGCTATTGTTAACAAATGATGGACAGTTACAGCATCGTCTATCACATCCGCGCTTTGGTCATCAACGTACCTATTGGGCGCAGGTAGAACGTATTCCTGATATTGATGCAATTCATCAGCTACAAAATGGGGTAGAAATTCAAGATTACCGGACTCGTCCGGCTCAAGTTAGGTTATTGTTAGAAGAACCATCCGTAGTCCAACGTATTCCCCCCATTCGATTTCGGAAAAGTATTCCCACAGCTTGGTTAGAAATGACCTTAACTGAAGGTAAAAATCGCCAAGTCCGTCGCATGACGGCTGCTGTGGGTTTTCCGACTTTGCGGTTAATTAGGATAAGTATTGGTAATATTCAATTAGATGATTTAGCGCCAGGACAATGGCGAGAACTCACTCCCTTAGAAGTCACAAGATTAAATCATTTATCGGAAAGATAG
- a CDS encoding Uma2 family endonuclease — protein sequence MVQTLPKTQLVTFEEFIKWKPEGGFYELHDGEIIEVNPPLGKHESRTGFLSRKLTVEFDRLDLPYFIPKQALLKPPTTESAYCPDVLLINSTNLVNEPLWEKKATVTQGDSVPLIIEVVSSNWRVDYYRKYSDYEEMGIKEYWIVDYQPFGAGKFVGEPKQPTISVCSLIGDEYEINHFRDNEQIISRTFPELNLTANRILLTAD from the coding sequence ATGGTTCAAACCTTACCTAAAACCCAGTTAGTAACCTTTGAAGAGTTTATTAAATGGAAACCAGAAGGCGGATTTTATGAACTGCATGATGGGGAAATTATTGAGGTGAATCCACCATTAGGAAAACACGAAAGCAGAACCGGGTTTTTATCCAGAAAATTGACAGTCGAGTTTGACAGACTTGATCTTCCCTATTTTATTCCCAAACAGGCATTACTTAAACCACCAACAACGGAGTCAGCCTATTGTCCAGATGTTTTGTTGATAAATTCCACAAATCTAGTCAATGAACCGCTTTGGGAAAAAAAAGCAACAGTAACTCAAGGTGATTCTGTGCCATTAATCATCGAAGTGGTGAGTAGCAATTGGCGAGTTGATTACTATAGAAAATATAGTGATTATGAAGAAATGGGAATTAAAGAATATTGGATTGTTGATTATCAACCCTTTGGTGCTGGTAAATTCGTGGGTGAACCAAAACAACCTACTATATCAGTTTGTTCTCTAATTGGTGATGAGTATGAAATTAACCATTTTAGAGACAATGAGCAAATAATTTCCCGCACTTTTCCCGAATTGAACCTAACCGCTAACCGGATTTTGCTAACTGCTGATTGA
- a CDS encoding nucleoside deaminase, whose product MDEFMNAAIFQAKQGRQEGGIPIGSVLVKDGKIVGQGHNKRLQDGDPVTHAEIDCLRNAGRIGNYKGTILYSTLMPCYLCAGAVVQFGIKKVIAGESKTFPGAREFMVSHGVEVVDLNLDECEQMMTEFITTNPELWNEDIGK is encoded by the coding sequence ATGGATGAATTTATGAATGCGGCAATTTTCCAGGCTAAACAAGGTAGACAAGAAGGGGGAATTCCCATTGGCTCTGTTTTGGTTAAGGATGGTAAAATTGTCGGACAGGGACACAATAAGCGCCTCCAAGATGGTGATCCTGTAACTCATGCGGAGATTGATTGTCTCCGTAATGCGGGCAGAATTGGTAACTACAAAGGTACAATCCTCTACTCCACATTAATGCCTTGTTATTTGTGTGCTGGTGCTGTGGTGCAATTTGGAATTAAAAAAGTTATTGCTGGAGAATCCAAAACTTTTCCTGGCGCTAGAGAGTTTATGGTATCTCACGGTGTGGAAGTCGTAGATTTAAATTTAGATGAATGTGAACAAATGATGACTGAATTTATTACAACTAACCCGGAACTTTGGAATGAAGATATTGGGAAATAG
- a CDS encoding serine/threonine phosphatase — translation MLICPQCKFENGDSNKFCQSCGTSLAHKICSECGADIVLDAQYCYKCGAESSTVWYALITQAVDQVVSAVAETAKLSQNLENIADDGGDSGLFSKFVLDAYLDPRQRYRLLESPQVLADYIEVKVLDCQPYEISLIRAMLLHEAKMDTRTIPALAQAYLKLQVDKRPGIPTIHDAWQQDDLQVVLLEDRSNFPTLLDVLRQDTTNPLEILHWFYQMTQLWELLETVNCRQSLLELSNLRLDEDQTLILQRLYTETPLLTPQPPEVLDLTKIRENGQEALTLKSLGRMWQTLFRESQHTPLDCVVQMLEYVESGNIQTLAQLLSHLQEIAEECNQEQPTSSPVLAVGDDPENKNDEAPTLVLSMQLSSVEYAAATDVGRQRDHNEDYFGVDSQVHKIELPGNSQVTTQGLYILCDGMGGHAGGEIASQLAVNTIRQYFQETWVDTELPRKESIRHAVYLANQAIYELNQKEARSGIGRMGTTLVMLLIQDNQAAIAHVGDSRLYWLTRKQGLEQITIDHEVGQREIARGIEPSIAYGRADAYQLTQALGPRHEDSLHPDVMLFDINEDMLLVLVSDGLSDNDCLETHWQTHLQPLLSSSSNLVTGVQNLIELGNEHNGHDNITAILVRVKVRPSQQSCF, via the coding sequence ATGCTGATTTGCCCCCAGTGTAAATTTGAAAACGGTGATAGTAATAAGTTCTGTCAAAGCTGTGGTACATCCTTAGCTCATAAAATCTGCTCTGAATGCGGTGCCGATATAGTTTTAGATGCACAGTATTGTTATAAATGTGGTGCAGAATCTAGCACAGTTTGGTATGCGCTGATTACTCAGGCAGTGGATCAGGTAGTTTCTGCTGTGGCGGAAACTGCGAAATTAAGCCAAAATTTAGAAAATATAGCGGATGATGGCGGAGATTCTGGTCTGTTCTCCAAATTTGTTTTAGATGCTTATTTAGATCCTCGGCAACGTTATCGCTTATTAGAATCTCCACAAGTATTGGCGGATTATATAGAAGTCAAGGTTCTAGATTGTCAACCTTACGAAATATCACTGATTAGGGCAATGCTTTTGCACGAAGCTAAGATGGATACAAGGACAATTCCGGCTCTAGCACAAGCTTATCTAAAATTGCAGGTAGATAAGCGCCCAGGAATACCAACTATTCATGATGCTTGGCAGCAAGATGATCTTCAAGTAGTCTTGTTGGAAGACAGATCCAATTTCCCTACGTTGCTGGATGTTTTGCGACAAGATACAACCAATCCGTTGGAAATTCTACATTGGTTTTATCAAATGACTCAACTTTGGGAGTTGTTAGAAACTGTAAATTGTCGCCAAAGTTTGTTGGAGTTGTCGAACTTGCGCTTAGATGAAGACCAAACTCTGATATTACAAAGGCTATATACAGAGACACCGTTACTGACACCACAACCACCCGAAGTTTTAGATTTGACGAAAATACGAGAGAATGGACAAGAAGCTTTAACTCTTAAAAGTTTGGGTCGGATGTGGCAAACTTTGTTTAGAGAATCCCAACACACTCCATTGGATTGTGTGGTGCAGATGTTAGAGTATGTGGAATCTGGGAATATTCAAACTCTGGCACAATTGCTATCGCATTTACAAGAAATAGCAGAAGAGTGTAATCAGGAACAACCAACTTCTTCACCTGTCTTGGCAGTAGGTGATGATCCAGAAAATAAAAATGATGAAGCCCCAACTCTAGTCCTATCCATGCAGCTAAGTAGCGTGGAATATGCAGCAGCTACTGATGTGGGTCGTCAACGTGATCATAATGAGGACTATTTTGGTGTTGATAGTCAAGTTCACAAGATAGAGTTACCAGGAAATAGTCAAGTTACAACACAAGGTTTATATATTCTTTGTGATGGTATGGGTGGTCATGCTGGAGGTGAAATAGCTAGTCAATTAGCGGTAAATACTATCCGTCAATACTTTCAAGAAACCTGGGTAGATACAGAATTGCCTCGCAAGGAGTCTATTCGTCACGCAGTTTATCTGGCTAATCAGGCTATTTATGAGCTTAATCAAAAAGAAGCTCGTTCTGGTATTGGTCGCATGGGTACTACTTTGGTCATGCTACTAATTCAGGATAATCAAGCGGCAATTGCTCATGTGGGAGATAGTCGTCTTTATTGGCTGACTCGCAAGCAAGGACTAGAACAAATAACTATAGACCATGAAGTTGGTCAACGAGAAATTGCTAGGGGTATAGAACCTAGTATTGCCTATGGACGTGCAGATGCTTATCAACTTACCCAAGCTTTGGGTCCACGCCATGAAGATTCTCTTCATCCTGATGTGATGTTATTTGATATCAATGAAGATATGCTTCTGGTATTGGTTTCAGATGGTTTATCAGATAATGACTGCTTAGAAACTCATTGGCAAACCCATCTCCAACCCTTATTAAGTTCTTCTAGTAATTTAGTCACAGGGGTTCAAAATTTAATTGAATTGGGTAATGAACACAATGGTCATGACAATATTACAGCTATACTGGTACGAGTGAAAGTCCGACCATCTCAGCAAAGTTGCTTCTAA
- the dnaA gene encoding chromosomal replication initiator protein DnaA — protein sequence MEIPIDDLWNRVLERLQLELAPPTFETWIKTAYAQQLENNCLVIYAPNPFARNWLQKYYIHTIANVVHDIVGYPIEIYITVVEDKEVSHGDKPDVEGKLPAINHISANAPINSQKTSDLNSKYVFSRFVVGANNRMAHAASLAVAEYPGREFNPLFLCGGVGLGKTHLMQAIGNYRWEICPHSKIFYVSTEQFTNDLITAIRQDSMQGFREHYRAADMLLVDDIQFLEGKEYTQEEFFHTFNTLHEAGKQVVIASDRPPNQIPSLQERLCSRFSMGLIADVQMPDLETRMAILQKKAEYENIRLPREVVEYIASNCTSNIRELEGALIRALAYISIWGLPMTVENLSPILGTPSQKIETTPEIILNIVADALNVSIEDLKGNSRRREISWARQIGMYLMRQLTNLSLPKIGEEFGGKDHTTVMYSCEKITQLKDSDQSLMQTLHQLSDRIQMATTKNRINIVDVFHNPKN from the coding sequence ATGGAAATTCCCATAGATGATTTATGGAATCGTGTATTAGAGCGTTTACAGTTAGAGTTAGCCCCTCCTACCTTTGAAACTTGGATTAAAACAGCTTATGCACAGCAGCTAGAAAATAACTGTTTGGTAATATATGCTCCTAATCCTTTTGCTCGCAATTGGCTTCAGAAGTATTACATCCATACCATTGCTAATGTAGTCCACGATATTGTGGGTTATCCAATAGAGATTTATATTACTGTAGTCGAGGATAAGGAAGTTTCTCATGGGGATAAACCGGACGTTGAGGGGAAATTACCAGCAATAAATCATATTTCGGCAAATGCTCCCATAAATTCGCAAAAGACTTCAGATTTAAATTCTAAATATGTTTTTTCTCGTTTCGTCGTCGGAGCGAATAATCGCATGGCTCATGCGGCTTCTTTAGCTGTGGCAGAATATCCAGGTAGGGAATTTAATCCGTTATTTTTATGTGGTGGTGTGGGTTTGGGGAAAACTCACTTAATGCAAGCTATTGGTAATTATCGCTGGGAAATCTGTCCTCATTCTAAGATATTTTATGTGTCTACGGAGCAGTTTACAAATGATTTGATTACTGCAATTCGTCAAGATAGTATGCAGGGTTTCCGCGAACACTATCGGGCTGCTGATATGCTGCTAGTTGATGATATTCAGTTTTTGGAGGGAAAGGAATATACTCAAGAGGAATTTTTTCATACTTTCAATACTTTACATGAGGCGGGTAAGCAAGTTGTAATTGCTTCGGACCGTCCTCCTAATCAAATTCCCAGTTTACAAGAACGGTTGTGTTCACGGTTTTCTATGGGGCTAATTGCTGATGTGCAAATGCCTGATTTAGAGACGAGAATGGCAATTCTGCAAAAAAAAGCTGAGTATGAAAATATTCGTTTACCACGAGAGGTGGTTGAATATATCGCTTCTAATTGTACTTCTAATATCCGGGAGTTGGAGGGGGCGTTAATTCGAGCTTTGGCTTATATTTCTATTTGGGGTTTACCTATGACTGTGGAAAATCTGTCACCGATTTTAGGTACTCCTAGCCAGAAAATAGAAACTACTCCTGAGATAATTTTAAATATAGTTGCAGATGCTTTGAATGTTTCTATTGAGGATTTGAAGGGTAATTCCCGTCGTCGAGAAATAAGTTGGGCTAGGCAAATAGGAATGTATTTAATGCGACAACTTACGAATTTGAGTTTACCGAAGATAGGGGAGGAGTTTGGTGGGAAAGATCATACGACGGTGATGTATAGTTGTGAGAAAATTACTCAGTTGAAAGATAGTGATCAGAGTTTAATGCAAACTTTACACCAATTGAGCGATCGCATCCAAATGGCTACTACCAAAAATAGAATTAATATTGTTGATGTTTTCCACAACCCAAAAAACTAA
- a CDS encoding protein kinase domain-containing protein, translating into MITLTLLEKSTKTPLKQWCFEGSTIVRIGRAVDNHVILGDNLVSRYHLELKLVTNARGDNWELISHGTNGTFLNGSLVTKSIVADNSLLQLAQGGPVLKVQVQELSPLLIPVSGSGDGEINQKIIPEYSSAGCTHEGNHPQNVFCVHCGQPILVQKTIRHYQVLRTLGKGGMGTTYLAWDGVGEITGVPQLLVIKQMNADMVKIPKAQELFIREASILKHLNHTGVPKYYDFFVEDGKKYLAMELIHGQDLDKRIRLTGPVTPKQAIAWMIQTCDILDYLHHQQIPLIHRDIKPANLMVRSGNNSIVVLDFGAVKEIGTKPGTRIGAEGFCAPEQERGQPLTQSDLYAIGPTLIFLLTGENPLKFYRQRGRNFRFELKGIPTISDKLRQVIDCVTEPLPRDRYHTAKELAQALISISS; encoded by the coding sequence GTGATTACTTTGACCCTATTAGAAAAAAGCACAAAAACACCGCTGAAACAGTGGTGTTTTGAGGGTTCTACCATCGTTCGCATTGGCCGGGCGGTAGATAATCACGTTATTTTGGGGGATAATTTAGTTTCTCGGTACCATTTAGAACTGAAATTAGTTACTAATGCCAGAGGAGATAATTGGGAGTTAATTAGTCATGGAACTAATGGGACTTTTCTCAATGGTTCTTTGGTTACTAAATCTATTGTTGCTGATAATTCTTTGCTGCAATTAGCTCAGGGTGGTCCTGTACTCAAGGTACAAGTTCAGGAATTATCTCCTCTACTTATCCCAGTTTCAGGTTCAGGAGATGGAGAAATTAATCAAAAAATAATTCCAGAATATTCCAGCGCTGGTTGTACTCATGAAGGAAATCATCCTCAAAATGTGTTTTGTGTTCACTGTGGTCAACCAATTCTGGTACAAAAGACTATTCGTCATTATCAGGTATTACGCACTTTGGGAAAGGGTGGTATGGGGACTACCTATTTAGCTTGGGATGGTGTTGGTGAAATTACTGGTGTACCACAATTGTTGGTAATTAAACAGATGAATGCTGATATGGTGAAAATTCCTAAAGCGCAAGAGTTATTCATCCGAGAGGCTAGTATTCTTAAGCATCTTAATCATACTGGAGTTCCCAAGTATTATGATTTCTTTGTGGAAGACGGTAAAAAATACTTGGCTATGGAGTTAATTCATGGACAAGATTTAGATAAACGGATTCGCTTAACTGGACCTGTAACTCCGAAGCAAGCGATCGCTTGGATGATCCAAACTTGTGATATTCTAGATTATCTTCACCACCAACAAATACCATTAATTCACCGGGATATTAAGCCGGCTAATCTGATGGTGCGGAGTGGTAATAATAGTATTGTTGTATTGGATTTTGGTGCTGTTAAGGAAATTGGCACAAAACCAGGCACAAGAATCGGCGCTGAGGGTTTTTGCGCTCCTGAACAGGAACGGGGACAACCCCTTACCCAATCTGATTTGTATGCTATTGGTCCGACGTTAATTTTTTTATTAACTGGGGAAAATCCTTTAAAATTTTATCGCCAAAGGGGGCGTAATTTTCGCTTTGAGCTTAAAGGGATACCAACAATTAGTGATAAATTAAGACAGGTAATTGATTGTGTGACAGAACCTTTACCACGCGATCGCTATCATACTGCAAAGGAGTTGGCTCAGGCATTAATATCAATCAGCAGTTAG
- a CDS encoding DUF4327 family protein: MIQQVIHPMVKLQRNVQSLVESNIIKPNDRIWKIALLYGDDWQHWKQELLDFGFSTQDPIGDLLAVEKWDDD; the protein is encoded by the coding sequence ATGATTCAGCAAGTAATTCACCCAATGGTGAAATTGCAGCGCAACGTGCAATCACTCGTAGAATCCAATATTATCAAACCCAATGATAGGATTTGGAAAATTGCCTTACTCTATGGCGATGATTGGCAACATTGGAAACAGGAGTTGTTAGACTTTGGATTTAGCACCCAAGATCCAATTGGCGACTTATTAGCGGTAGAAAAGTGGGACGACGATTAA
- the def gene encoding peptide deformylase, whose protein sequence is MNKLAPIIKLGNPILGQKAAAVENIQSQEIQTLIDELITSVAQANGVGIAAPQIAASYRLFIVASRPNVRYPHAPEMQPTAMINPRIVANSLEVVKDWEGCLSVPGIRGLVPRYQTIEVEYTDRNGNLQKQELTDFIARIFQHEYDHLEGLVFLDRVENNQDLISEEEYQKSVIGNR, encoded by the coding sequence ATGAATAAATTAGCACCAATCATTAAATTAGGTAATCCGATATTAGGACAAAAAGCTGCTGCGGTTGAGAATATTCAAAGTCAAGAAATTCAAACCCTGATTGATGAATTAATTACCTCAGTTGCTCAAGCCAATGGGGTGGGAATTGCTGCACCACAAATAGCAGCATCCTACCGTTTATTTATCGTCGCTTCCCGTCCTAATGTCAGATATCCCCATGCGCCAGAAATGCAACCAACAGCAATGATCAATCCCCGAATTGTTGCCAATTCTTTAGAAGTGGTTAAAGATTGGGAAGGTTGTTTAAGTGTACCTGGAATTAGGGGTTTAGTTCCTAGATATCAAACAATTGAAGTTGAATATACAGACCGAAACGGCAATTTACAAAAACAAGAATTAACTGATTTTATTGCCAGAATTTTTCAACATGAGTATGATCATCTCGAAGGATTAGTATTTTTAGATCGGGTAGAAAACAATCAGGATTTAATTAGTGAGGAAGAATATCAGAAATCTGTAATTGGTAATAGGTAA